The Vulpes vulpes isolate BD-2025 chromosome 8, VulVul3, whole genome shotgun sequence genome has a window encoding:
- the H2AC20 gene encoding histone H2A type 2-C: MSGRGKQGGKARAKAKSRSSRAGLQFPVGRVHRLLRKGNYAERVGAGAPVYMAAVLEYLTAEILELAGNAARDNKKTRIIPRHLQLAIRNDEELNKLLGKVTIAQGGVLPNIQAVLLPKKTESHKAKSK, from the coding sequence ATGTCTGGTCGTGGCAAGCAGGGAGGCAAGGCCCGCGCCAAGGCCAAGTCGCGCTCGTCCCGCGCCGGCCTGCAGTTCCCAGTGGGTCGGGTGCACCGGCTGCTGCGTAAGGGCAACTACGCCGAGCGGGTGGGGGCCGGCGCTCCCGTCTACATGGCGGCCGTGCTGGAGTACCTGACGGCCGAGATCCTGGAGCTGGCGGGCAACGCGGCCCGCGACAACAAGAAGACGCGTATCATCCCCCGCCACTTGCAGCTGGCCATCCGCAACGACGAGGAGCTCAACAAGCTGCTGGGCAAAGTCACCATCGCCCAGGGCGGCGTCCTGCCCAACATCCAGGCTGTTCTCTTACCAAAGAAAACTGAAAGCCACAAAGCCAAAAGTAAATAA
- the LOC140599955 gene encoding histone H3-like gives MDSQRGTFNYCPAQSERDGAYKDRCGGPGPRYSPRRFAMARTKQTARKSTGGKAPRKQLATKAARKSAPATGGVKKPHRYRPGTVALREIRRYQKSTELLIRKLPFQRLVREIAQDFKTDLRFQSSAVMALQEASEAYLVGLFEDTNLCAIHAKRVTIMPKDIQLARRIRGERA, from the coding sequence ATGGACAGCCAGCGCGGGACTTTCAATTATTGCCCCGCCCAATCGGAGAGAGACGGTGCCTATAAAGACCGCTGCGGCGGGCCGGGGCCCCGTTACTCTCCCCGCCGCTTCGCCATGGCTCGTACGAAACAGACCGCCCGCAAGTCGACCGGCGGCAAGGCCCCGCGCAAGCAGCTGGCCACCAAGGCGGCCCGCAAGAGCGCGCCGGCCACGGGCGGCGTCAAGAAGCCGCACCGCTACCGGCCGGGCACGGTGGCCCTGCGCGAGATCCGGCGCTACCAGAAGTCCACCGAGCTGCTGATCCGGAAGCTGCCTTTCCAGCGGCTGGTGCGCGAGATCGCGCAGGACTTCAAGACGGATCTGCGCTTCCAGAGCTCGGCCGTCATGGCGCTGCAGGAGGCGAGCGAGGCCTACCTGGTGGGGCTCTTCGAGGACACCAACCTCTGCGCCATCCACGCCAAGCGCGTCACCATCATGCCCAAGGACATCCAGCTGGCGCGCCGCATCCGCGGGGAGCGGGCTTGA
- the LOC140599959 gene encoding histone H2B type 2-E: MPEPAKSAPAPKKGSKKAVTKAQKKDGKKRKRSRKESYSIYVYKVLKQVHPDTGISSKAMGIMNSFVNDIFERIAGEASRLAHYNKRSTITSREIQTAVRLLLPGELAKHAVSEGTKAVTKYTSSK, translated from the coding sequence ATGCCCGAGCCGGCAAAATCCGCTCCCGCGCCCAAGAAGGGCTCCAAGAAAGCGGTCACCAAAGCCCAGAAGAAGGACGGCAAGAAGCGCAAGCGCAGCCGCAAGGAGAGCTACTCCATCTACGTGTACAAGGTGCTGAAGCAGGTGCACCCCGACACCGGCATCTCGTCCAAGGCCATGGGCATCATGAACTCGTTCGTCAACGACATCTTCGAGCGCATCGCCGGCGAGGCCTCCCGCCTGGCGCATTACAACAAGCGCTCCACCATCACCTCCCGGGAGATCCAGACGGCCGTGCGCCTGCTGCTGCCCGGCGAGCTGGCCAAGCACGCCGTGTCCGAGGGCACCAAGGCCGTCACCAAGTACACCAGCTCCAAGTGA
- the H2BC21 gene encoding histone H2B type 2-E — translation MPEPAKSAPAPKKGSKKAVTKAQKKDGKKRKRSRKESYSIYVYKVLKQVHPDTGISSKAMGIMNSFVNDIFERIAGEASRLAHYNKRSTITSREIQTAVRLLLPGELAKHAVSEGTKAVTKYTSSK, via the coding sequence ATGCCTGAGCCGGCGAAATCCGCTCCCGCGCCCAAAAAGGGCTCGAAAAAGGCGGTCACCAAAGCCCAAAAGAAGGACGGCAAGAAGCGCAAGCGCAGCCGCAAGGAGAGCTACTCCATCTACGTGTACAAGGTGCTGAAGCAGGTGCACCCCGACACCGGCATCTCGTCCAAGGCCATGGGCATCATGAACTCGTTCGTCAACGACATCTTCGAGCGCATCGCCGGCGAGGCCTCCCGCCTGGCGCATTACAACAAGCGCTCCACCATCACCTCCCGGGAGATCCAGACGGCCGTGCGCCTGCTGCTGCCCGGCGAGCTGGCCAAGCACGCCGTGTCCGAGGGCACCAAGGCCGTCACCAAGTACACCAGCTCCAAGTGA
- the H2AC21 gene encoding histone H2A type 2-B, with the protein MSGRGKQGGKARAKAKSRSSRAGLQFPVGRVHRLLRKGNYAERVGAGAPVYLAAVLEYLTAEILELAGNAARDNKKTRIIPRHLQLAVRNDEELNKLLGGVTIAQGGVLPNIQAVLLPKKTESHKPGKNK; encoded by the coding sequence ATGTCAGGACGCGGAAAGCAGGGAGGCAAGGCCCGCGCCAAGGCCAAGTCGCGCTCGTCCCGCGCCGGCCTGCAGTTCCCGGTGGGCCGGGTGCACCGGCTGCTGCGCAAGGGCAACTACGCCGAGCGGGTGGGGGCCGGCGCCCCGGTGTACCTGGCCGCGGTGCTGGAGTACCTGACGGCCGAGATCCTGGAGCTGGCGGGCAACGCGGCCCGCGACAACAAAAAGACGCGCATCATCCCTCGCCATTTGCAGCTGGCCGTGAGAAATGACGAAGAGCTCAACAAGTTACTCGGGGGTGTCACCATTGCCCAGGGCGGCGTCCTGCCCAATATCCAGGCGGTCTTGTTACCTAAGAAAACGGAGAGTCACAAGCCTGGCAAGAACAAGTAA